TTTACTCTCCTCAGGCTGCCTTCATGGAGCTCCAGGCAAGGAGGTGCCTGGCAAGGTGAAGGAGACCACACCTGGTACCTGGTATCCGATGATCTCCCCTTTGCAGGGGGGCAGCGCCTTCCACCTGAGAGACCCCGTGTTCGGACTCAGCCTCAGCTTCTTTGGTTTGTCCGGCACTGGAAGCACAGGAGGATGGGGTCACACacggggctggtggggaagggctgagcccagagcagggtgcaggcagctcctggctcAGGGGACAGGCTGCAAAGGGACACCTCACACAGGGTTTGTCCCTCACAAAGGCTGCATGTGCCAccacagcaagaaaagcaatAGTGTGGTGAGGAGGGGGAGAGTGAGGAGGGGGTATGCTGTGCTCGGGGGGCTCCCCTACAGTCCACAGGATTCAAGCAGCCCTGATTCCAGGACCATCACTGCAGGGAGTGGATGATCATGCTGAACTGCTGGGCAAAGGGGACATTATCTACCTCTGTTATCTGTTATCGTGTGGCACAGCCCATGATCATCCCTTCTCTTCTAACCCTTGCGCACATACCGGTTTCCTCTGTTCTGACCAACCACTTGAAAAGAATTGTGCTGGGCGGCAGTGAGATGGTGACAGTGTAGTCAGTGAAGGGCTGCAGAGGGGGGCAGATGAATGTTCCCTCCTGGCCATGTAGcatctcctctccctccacTTCCTCAGCTTCACAGGGACGGGGGGAAGGCCCTGCAAGACGGCAGGTCGCCCGCATGTGCTGGCAGGTGTCAGGGAGCCGGCAGGTCCAGTTCAGTTTGATGCTGGTGCTTGAAATCTCCAAGGTCCCAGGGACAACCTGGAAGACCTCTGTGAAGGAAACATTGTGAGAGGGTcactcccttcccttcccctcccagccttgCAAGGGTGCTGCGGTCAGacagccctgctcctcaccagtggggtgggagagaaagagagagttAAACTGGTCACTCCAGCTCTCCGGAAGGGGAGCAGAAGTCTGGACAGAAAGGAATGTGGGTAAATGTGTGGACTACTATTGCTCAAGGTAGTTTTCCCCACTGGATCAAAACGGAGGGGTCTGTGGGTCCCAGCATCTCTACAGTCCAATAGATGCAGCTCTTAGAAAGACCTAGCCCTTTCCTGCTCTGCATAGACCCCAGGAGAAAGGTTCATTTTCCCTGACAAGTGTAGTGAGAGATGGTGCTCTAGGACACCGTACAGAACAGCCCTCATGCACCGCATACCCAGGAAGAGCATGAGGGGAAAAAGGGCCCCAAGCTGCTTCCCCCATGAAAGGCCAGGAGTACAGGAGCTCAAGGGACTGGAGCACCCATGAGGGGCTCATACTATGCACAAAGCTCACACAGTGACTGATGGAGCAACATTTGACCCTGGTGCCTTGTGGCATCTAAGAAGGCAGGGCTATTTCAAGCCCTAGGAACGCTGGAAAGGTACCCATCAGaaaagggctggggggggctggttggcagccggctgggcatgagccccccgtgtgcccaggtggccaaggaggccagcagcatcctggctggtgccgggaacagcgtggccagcagggccagggcagtgctgtccccctgcactgggcactggcgaggccgcccctcgactcctgtgttcaggttgggcccctcactgccagggggacgcagaggggctgcagcgtgtccagagacgggcagggggctggtgccggggctggggcacaaggctggtggggagcggctgggggaactggggggggtcagcctggagaggaggaggctcgggggCACCTtgtggctccctgcagctgcctgacaggagggtgtaggcaggggggtcggtctcttctcccaggtgacaagtgacagggcaagaggagacGGCCTCAGTCTGTGccggggaggtttaggttgggtgtCGGGAAAAACGTTGTCACTGACAGGGTGGtggagcactgggacaggctgcctgggaggtggtggaatcaccaaccctggagatgtttaaaaaatatgtagatgcagtgcttagggacatagtttaaGTGATGGacctggcagtcctgggttaatgattggacctgatgatctcaaaagttatttccaacctaaatgattctgtcaTTCTATGAACCTGCCACATGAAGTCAGCAAAACACCCATGGGAACCAGACGGGACACCCTAAAATCTTGGGCTATGGCATGAACCTGGCCCCAGGGGGAGTCACAGAAGAAGCatcccctccccctcccacaGACCTCTCCACACCATCCACGTTCACAGTCTCCTGCAGTGAACCAGTTCCAAGCCCTCTTGCTGTGGCCCAGGTCTCAGGGCACTTGctgagctggagagcagcagaaggctattgttttcaaaaattatgGGACCCCTCAGCTGTATTCCTAATCAGCCCATTGTTGTCCTGTTCTCCCTTGGAGGGGACCTCAGTGCCCCACGCTGTGAGAAGATGGTGCCAAGCCTGTAGCCACCACGACTCAGAGCCTGAAGGGTACCAACCCACAGGGAGCAAGCTGTGGTACTCACAGCTGCGCAGTCTGAGAGgaaacaggcagcagagccctctgATCCCCCTCACCCAACTGTGATACCACACAGACCACACAAAGCCCTCTCATGCCTCTCTCCCTTGTGCGTACCATCTTGCCAGAAGCCCTCAAGAAAACCCTTATCTCTCACACCTGCAGCAAGAACATCCCACCCACTGGTGAACCACAGGCTGGACTCAGGGTGGGCTCAGGGGCTGCCTCAACACCGCTTTGAGCAGCATATACCATTtccccaggcaggcagacagCCTGGAACCTCCCGTGCAGGTACAGCTGGAGGACAGCTCAAGAAGGGCAGAGTGGGGCAGTCAGGAGAGCTCCTGATGCCTCCCTTACCAATGCACTCCACGCTGGATCGAATGCGGATCCATCTGCCTCTGCTGTCCCTTCCATTCCAAACCTCTCTGTATACAGGTTTCCCGTGACTGATGGACTGCACTTCCCTCGCACATTTGACATGGGTGAAGGTTGGCTGGAAACCATCAGTGCAACTCAGCATCACTTCTTCGTTCTTCCTGTAATTCTCTTGGTCTGGTACCAGTCGGAGTCTTGAGTCCCAGCGGGGCCTTTGGCACATTTCTGGTAGAGGTGAAGGTGGGTGTTAGCTGGGCTGGGAGATGATGAGGTGATGCATGGGTGACTGGTGGAAGAGAATTCCCCAGCAATCCCTCCAGCCCctgaagggagagggaaggtgcCATCCATCTGCCAGGATGCGACCCACAGGCAAGGCTTGCTGTAATGGGGCTCTCATTGTGTACCTGAAGCGTCAATGATCACTCATCCATGAATCTGCCCCATCCATCCTTGTGTCCAGTGACACTACATTACCTCCTCCATAGCCCACACGAGGGAGCTTCCCAGGAAAATCACCCCTGCACTAGAAGACACCCTCTGACCACTCATTCAGACATGTCACCCACCCCAGCTCAGGTTGCCCTTGATGGGCCATGGCACCATCAGTCCTGCTGGGGCGGATGTCTCTCCAGCCATGGTTCATCACTACCACAGGGTTCAGAGATGTCCCTGTTACACTTCTGGGGTCCCTGTGCTGGCTCAGTCAGTCCCTCAGCTACTGTCCTCCTGCCCCACGCCACCATGCAGTGGGACATGCAGATGAGCAATGCCTTCTCCATTCACACCCTCTGCTTTACCACAGCTCCGGCCCTTTTTCCCTGGCACaagccctgctcctcctccacacCCCTTCCTCACCACATTCACCATCCTCTGGGctgagcagccacagcctgtcccaggagTTTGCTGAGTGATCTGGGGGGAGGCTTTATGGCAGTGGTTCCTACAGGCAAGGATGCTGGTACCTGGGAAGGAGCACTTCCCAATTCCAGCCTCTACAAGGTACTCTGAGAGGCATCAAAGTGCTTAAAACACAATCTTATTTCTCCCAAAGGGGCAGAGAAAGGATCTCACAAGATTCAGACCATCTTCTGAACAGCCATGAAGAAGTACAGACATGCTGGTGAACAAGCCACTTAGCATCAGGCTTTGCTCTCAAAAAACCCGGACTGCAGAAGGCAAGAGATGTCCAGCTGAGTACCCAGAAGCTGTGTCTCACTGTCACACAGCTGCGACCTACCCCACGCACAggcacccagctgctgcccacgcccaggcccagccagccagcaatTTCCCTTttgctctgctctcagcaggCACAGTGTTCCTTGGGCACACCTGGGGACAGGACGTGCACAGACAGCTGTCATCCTGCTCCCTGAAGACCATTCCCCTGATTCACAATGCATGAATTCATACCTGATTCATGCCTGCAACCTCCAGGGAATGACTGGCAAACTGGCTTGGTGCAGGGCATGAGCCACCCCCAACCATCCAGCCCAATCCTGTCTTTCCCACAGCACCCCCAGTGCACCCACACCACACCATAGCTCCTGCCCACTAAGGTCTCCCAGAAACAGCAGGCACCccagctggcacagcccagggctgcaggcagtaAAGATGCATCTCAAACttgcaggaggaggagcagcaaaatctctccagggaagaggaggaaccCTTTCTTACCTGTTTCCCCGGGCACTCCTTGGACCTTGGGATCAGGTTCTTCCaagccctgtgctggcagcagagatGGAAGGACCAGGAGAAACCTCAGAGACAGCAACTGCAGGGCCATGCTAGCATGAAGTTTCTAGGCAGGACTGAAATCTCAGCCCCACTTGCTGCCTCTGAGCCCAGGCATCCGTAACTGACTGCAAGACTTGCAACCACAGGAAGGAAATAAACTTGTGGTGAAACCTTGTGCGCTACAAGAGGCTTCCTCTTTGGGGAGGGAACCTCCCATCAGCATCAGTGCTCCTgccttttgtccttttttccccaggggTATCCAGCCTCTGGTACTCAGTAGAAGAAACCCTGACACCAAGATCCAAGGGTTTCCTCCCCAAACCCTCCTAGTTACCAAAATGCATTCAAGAAGCACTGCTCCTCTTTCTGAGGTAATACCCGTGTGCTTCCCCATGCCACTGCATGGATTTTAGAGTTGTGATAAGTCACTGCACTTCCCCTCAATGATCGCAGGAGATGGAAGATTCTGAGAAAGCACATGAAGAGCTGGCAAGAAGCTGGGATAGGAATGGGGATGCGAACTGCTAGTAGTACCTCAACGCCTGAAGCGGTCCTTGgtccttctgaaaaaaacactcagcacacactctctctcatccttccctgctcctccatccccagctgcctcccccccTCCTCAGTCTGGCAGCAGTCTCCTCTGTCCCCAAGTGCGCAGATCACCATGACCTCCTGTGCCAGCAGAGTGCCCAAGGAAACCCTTAGCATGACTAAACCACCCCCCTTGcccctcagcagctcctgcttttcttttcctccagaacCTCCCATAGGCTCCCTGGGAAGTCTCAGATCCCAGAGGGCTGGGTGATCAGACAcgggggctgcagagcagcaaagaCCATGCTTGTCCCTCAGCTTTGCCCACACCACATGCATGGGACACACTCCTGCCCATGACTTAAGGGGGAAGCACCACCACTCACTGGTTCCCAACACACACCCCATCCAAACTCATGTCagagctgcccagcacagccctgaaggCCTGGGGAGGCTGTCAGCCACAGCTCCAGGCCACAAAAGCCCAGCTCATGGCCTTGCTCCAACAAGGTGCAGACAGCTCAGAACCCCGGAGGGAACATGAACCCGTGATGGCAATGAGGGgactgggcaggagctgggggggcaggcagccccctcCAGCCATGTGTCTTTATCATTTGTCTGGTCAGAGCAGGAAGAGTCTGATAGCCCTGGGTCTGATGAGGTACAAGGATACacagtggggagcagggcaTCCCAGGAGGTGGCAGGAGCACAGACCAACCCTCTGTTTCCCCATATCCAAATTCAGTGTATTCCCCTTGCTCTCCCAGCAGTAGTCACACAGGGCTGcagtgggttgaccttggctggatgctaggtgcccaccaagctgctctatcactgcTGTCctcagcagaaaataagatgaaaaaaacacttgttggtcaagataaaggcagtttaatgaagcaatagcaaatgTCACgcatgtggaagcaaaggaaaacaaaatatgttattCTCTACATCCTATCGGCAGGCAGGCAGCGCACCAGTGGCTACCAAAGCCTTATACTTCTGTGGCtctgatgtgccaggccatCGAATCCACATGGCCCAGTATACCCGGTCACCCCTTTCCTCCACCTGCCTGAAGGCAGGGACCCTCCATTCCTGTTCCTGCTCAGAGTACTCACTGTCTGACCCTTGCAGTGCCGGACCAGAAGTCCCCTCACCAGGATCAGGAGAGCTGACCTCAGTTCTTCTGTGTCTGGCAGACCGTTGATTACCTTCTTGTGTCTCTGCAGCCACTGTGCCGACAGCTCTCGTGGGTGACCCCTTCTTAACAGCCGTCTTCCCTCTCGGTTCATTAACACAGGCTTCCCGCTTAAAGGTGGGTTCACCATCCCACCTCCTCATGTCCTCTCCTGCTCACGCAGGCAGAACTACAGTGCACCGTGCGGCACGTGCCTGGGGCTCCCTTTCCCTCTGGTTGGGGCAGCAGAGCACGCGTTTCTTGGGGCGCCCCTGACAGCCAAGGTGCTGGCCCGTAGGGATGAGGGAGCGCAGAGATGTTCTTCCAAGTTTTGGAGCCAAGAAGACAGTTTCTCCACAGCTGGTGTACCCATACCCAGGCAATACATCGCTGCCAAGCTGTTAGAATGTGATATCGGGGCACTTTGAATCACCTTCCTCACATGGCCCGTGTGCACAGGACATCCTCTGGATCTTTGGAGACCTCCTCATTGTCTAGATCGTTGTAGATGGCTGCTAGTACTGCTAGTTCCCTCAGGTACTGGATGCCTTCATGTGCAGTAGTCCACTTTCCTGGGGAGTTCGTGAGAGCTTCCTTGAATGGATCTCTCGCCCTCACACCTGAAAGGAGCTGTCTCCAGAGACTGCAGATTGCTGCCTCTTTTCCAATGCTTCTCCCGGATCCTCAGGTTCTAGCAAGGGATCCCAGCTGTTGGGCTTCTTTGCCTCACAGTTGCTGATCATTGGCCCCATTAGCCTAGCACCGGAGCCTtagcccagccccctgcccgtctctggacacgctgcagcccctctgcgtccccctggcagtgaggggcccaacctgaacacaggagtcgaggg
The window above is part of the Falco cherrug isolate bFalChe1 chromosome Z, bFalChe1.pri, whole genome shotgun sequence genome. Proteins encoded here:
- the LOC102050740 gene encoding uncharacterized protein LOC102050740 isoform X1 gives rise to the protein MALQLLSLRFLLVLPSLLPAQGLEEPDPKVQGVPGETEMCQRPRWDSRLRLVPDQENYRKNEEVMLSCTDGFQPTFTHVKCAREVQSISHGKPVYREVWNGRDSRGRWIRIRSSVECIEVFQVVPGTLEISSTSIKLNWTCRLPDTCQHMRATCRLAGPSPRPCEAEEVEGEEMLHGQEGTFICPPLQPFTDYTVTISLPPSTILFKWLVRTEETVPDKPKKLRLSPNTGSLRWKALPPCKGEIIGYQLNITARSARDGGLLQMERLRLSRSVTEHPLPGHGLGHSYTATLQGVTAIGAGAASLWEFQPDGLDTPHPAGISCRSVRDVSPSQGTAVLPLQPIARPPAEGAPADRGRHAQWHGGGRRLLGGAAAPQRQPAARHLRGRRAQPHRPHGLRAGCRDPRAGLPQRCPPPGLGLHGPSPPHPALTGGREVHLHLLQLLSRCRAASGPLAWDCDWGGCAVGSPPCICRDPVVCAFQEKEVFAQQSQGRQLKR
- the LOC102050740 gene encoding uncharacterized protein LOC102050740 isoform X2, giving the protein MALQLLSLRFLLVLPSLLPAQGLEEPDPKVQGVPGETEMCQRPRWDSRLRLVPDQENYRKNEEVMLSCTDGFQPTFTHVKCAREVQSISHGKPVYREVWNGRDSRGRWIRIRSSVECIEVFQVVPGTLEISSTSIKLNWTCRLPDTCQHMRATCRLAGPSPRPCEAEEVEGEEMLHGQEGTFICPPLQPFTDYTVTISLPPSTILFKWLVRTEETVPDKPKKLRLSPNTGSLRWKALPPCKGEIIGYQLNITARSARDGGLLQMERLRLSRSVTEHPLPGHGLGHSYTATLQGVTAIGAGAASLWEFQPDGLDTPHPAGISCRSVRDVSPSQGTAVLPLQPIARPPAEVREHQLIVAATHNGTVVEGACSGEPQPLNASRQPDTYVAAVLNLTAPTDFVLGAGTHGQGYRNAALRPGWDYTALLRLIQRSQEAEKFTCICYSFSLVAGQPPGPWRGIVIGVVVLLAVLLVSAGILWFVLSRKRKFLPSKAKEDN